From Plectropomus leopardus isolate mb chromosome 17, YSFRI_Pleo_2.0, whole genome shotgun sequence, a single genomic window includes:
- the atxn7l3a gene encoding ataxin-7-like protein 3 isoform X1 — protein MKMEDMPLSGPDNTRLEALVHDIYSELVEDACLGLCFEVHRAVKQGYFFLDETDQESMKEFEIVDQPGVDIFGQVYNQWKNKECECPNCKRLIAASRFAPHLEKCLGMGRNSSRIANRRLASNNNMSKSESDQEDNDDLNDNDWSYGAEKKAKKRKSDKNQNSPRRSKSVKHKNGELGSSVSLEPYKYNYNTGISYESLGPDEVRSLLTTQCGVISEHTKKMCTRSQRCPQHTDEQRRAVRVFLLGPSAPSLLDADAVVENDSFDIPDGQTLMSRLQWEDSPDISPTDSASSKASANHSDSRKPKKKKRTSLGLNSGGGGSLTGGSSSSSSQSNIGLSTKKKRPKLSAPSISSIYDDLN, from the exons ATGAAAATGGAGGATATGCCCCTGTCAGGCCCAGACAACACCAGGCTGGAG GCCTTGGTCCATGACATCTACTCTGAGCTGGTGGAAGATGCGTGTTTGGGCCTGTGTTTTGAGGTGCATCGTGCTGTGAAACAGGGCTATTTCTTCTTGGATGAAACAGATCAAGAGAGCATGAAGGAGTTTG AAATTGTGGATCAGCCAGGAGTGGACATATTTGGCCAAGTGTACAAtcagtggaaaaacaaagagtGTGAGTGCCCGAACTGCAAAAGACTGATAGCAGCTTCTCGCTTCGCCCCACACTTGGAGAAATGTCTTGGCATGGGACGCAATAGCAGTCGCATCGCCAATCGCAG GCTAGCCAGCAATAATAACATGAGCAAATCAGAGAGTGATCAGGAAGACAACGATGATCTCAACGATAACGACTGGTCCTATggggcagaaaaaaaag CCAAGAAGAGAAAGTCAGATAAG AATCAAAATTCTCCAAGAAGATCCAAatcagtaaaacataaaaatg GTGAACTGGGGAGCAGCGTCAGTTTAGAGCCTTACAAG TACAACTATAATACTGGCATCAGTTATGAAAGTTTAGGCCCTGATGAAGTCAGATCACTTTTAACAACG CAATGTGGGGTGATCTCTGAGCACACCAAGAAGATGTGTACCAG GTCTCAGCGATGTCCCCAGCACACGGACGAACAGAGGAGGGCCGTCAGGGTCTTCCTACTGGGGCCGTCCGC GCCGTCGCTGCTCGATGCAGACGCTGTGGTTGAGAATGACAGCTTTGACATTCCCGATGGACAGACTCTGATGAGCCGCTTGCAGTGGGAAGACTCACCTGATATTTCACCCACTGACTCTGCCTCATCGAAAGCTA GCGCCAACCATTCAGATTCTAGAAAGcccaagaaaaagaagaggacgTCTCTCGGTTTGaacagtggaggaggaggaagtctgactggaggcagcagcagcagcagctctcagagTAATATCGGCTTATCGACCAAAAAAAAGAGGCCCAAACTCTCAGCACCTTCTATTTCCAGTATCTATGATGACTTAAACTAG
- the asb16 gene encoding ankyrin repeat and SOCS box protein 16 yields the protein MSKESFPFTSTSLRSLRLEQELQEWEDARRALAHRRAMTRVPLPRAPRPPPRQQRLQEVQAPPAQVRCRDAAIHNTFMCGDMKGVYAVLKDPGMVNALMETVHEEMVWAPEMGMWTLSSKVKQTSALHLAASRGHTGCVEELLFRGAEVNADPGGKTALHDACVGGHAVCVQLLLSHGADPDLLTADGSAPLHLCTSAQSLQCAELLLDGGAEVSVRMRESRVTPLHVAARRGLEEHVELFLSHGADVAATNQEGETPLNAACSGAERPSEAGRYLRVIQKLLGAGADPRTAGRKKHTPLHNACANCSPRIVDVLLQHGAKADVSNCAGYTPMGCLLQVVEDYPEQQPEAIARSLLNHGAQPVSPKMLKLCVLSPATLEVMLNSYISIPPCEWMDALSTEIYEEHRSFFELVRQRSGQPRSLQHLCRCALRRRLGAQCFQAISELDIPSSVRDYLLLCNDGTLQ from the exons ATGTCGAAGGAATCATTTCCGTTCACTTCTACCTCACTGCGCTCTCTGAGGCTGGAGCAGGAGCTTCAGGAGTGGGAGGATGCTCGGCGAGCGTTGGCTCATAGGAGAGCCATGACCAGGGTCCCGCTGCCCCGGGCCCCCAGGCCTCCTCCCAGGCAGCAACGACTCCAGGAGGTCCAGGCCCCTCCAGCTCAGGTCCGGTGCAGAGACGCAGCCATCCACAACACCTTCATGTGTGGAGACATGAAAGGAGTATACGCAGTGCTGAAGGACCCTGGGATGGTCAACGCCCTGATGGAGACAGTGCATGAGGAGATGGTGTGGGCTCCTGAGATGG GCATGTGGACGCTGAGCTCCAAGGTGAAGCAGACTTCAGCACTTCATCTGGCTGCCAGCAGAGGACACACAGGATGCGTGGAGGAGCTGCTGTTTCGTGGGGCCGAGGTGAACGCAGACCCCGGAGGAAAAACAGCCCTCCATGATGCCTGTGTGGGCGGTCACGCTGTCTGTGTCCAGCTGCTGCTTTCTCATGGAGCAGATCCTGACCTGCTGACTGCAGACGGCAGCGCGCCTCTTCACCTCTGCACCTCCGCCCAGTCACTCCA GTGTGCTGAGCTGCTGCTAGACGGAGGGGCAGAGGTCAGTGTGAGGATGAGGGAGTCGAGGGTCACACCTCTGCACGTGGCCGCCCGCCGAGGCCTGGAGGAGCACGTGGAGCTCTTCCTCAGCCATGGAGCAGATGTGGCAGCCACAAATCAAGAGGGGGAGACCCCTCTGAACGCTGCCTGCTCCGGTGCCGAGAGGCCTTCTGAGGCCGGCCGCTATTTACGTGTGATTCAAAAGCTGCTGGGTGCAGGAGCTGACCCCAGAACTGCTGGCAGGAAGAAGCACACCCCCCTGCACAACGCCTGTGCAAACTGCAGCCCGCGGATTGTTGACGTCCTCCTTCAGCACGGAGCCAAGGCAGACGTTAGCAACTGCGCAGGATACACACCAATGGGCTGTCTGTTACAG GTGGTTGAAGATTACCCAGAGCAGCAACCAGAAGCAATTGCACGGTCACTTCTGAACCATGGAGCTCAGCCTGTTTCACCAAAG ATGTTGAAGCTGTGCGTCCTCTCTCCTGCCACTCTGGAGGTGATGCTGAACTCGTACATATCCATCCCTCCCTGTGAGTGGATGGACGCTCTGTCCACTGAGATATATGAG GAGCACCGGTCTTTCTTTGAGTTGGTGCGTCAGCGGAGCGGTCAGCCTCGCTCTCTGCAGCATCTCTGTCGATGTGCTTTACGCCGGCGCCTCGGAGCACAATGTTTCCAGGCCATCAGTGAACTGGACATTCCCAGCTCTGTGAGGGACTACCTGCTGCTGTGTAACGACGGGACGCTCCAGTGA
- the tmub2 gene encoding transmembrane and ubiquitin-like domain-containing protein 2: MAVCALTMLDGMEDEVTAAGGVLLLVLALIFAWLSTHVADRGDHILGTILTVGAHASLIGLGGHDSYSAGSPSADAPEQQTPPPSQENKPDDGEPGTERGEGEGIGEGAEGVRTDLLLDIQSKQPQAGRLHTSDEEEDEEDDDDDDEDDEEEEELEEEEKKIIKHIPVLTSTISPITTTTTATSISVRLKYLNDTEEVAVVEPQDTVGVLKSKYFSGREQQIKLIYQGQLLQDPKKTLLSLNITHNSVIHCHISQALHEATPEEGAQPGAGAGVGSGVTGGFRAAGVAISTSSLVVPVFVVILAVVWYFRINYRQFFTAPATISLVGVTVFFSFLIFGMHSR, translated from the exons ATGGCAGTGTGTGCACTGACCATGCTGGATGGGATGGAGGACGAGGTCACGGCTGCAGGCGGTGTGTTGCTCCTGGTCCTGGCCCTCATCTTTGCTTGGCTCTCAACCCACGTGGCCGACCGGGGAGACCACATACTGGGCACCATCCTCACCGTGGGCGCTCACGCCTCTCTGATCGGACTGGGAGGACATGACAGCTACAGCGCGGGATCTCCGAGCGCAGACGCCCCCGAACAGCAGACTCCGCCGCCTTCGCAGGAGAACAAGCCAGATGACGGCGAGCCGGGGActgagaggggagagggggaggggatCGGAGAGGGAGCTGAGGGGGTGAGGACGGATCTTCTGCTGGACATACAGAGCAAACAACCACAGGCGGGAAGACTGCACACTtcagatgaggaggaggatgaagaggatgatgatgatgatgatgaggatgatgaggaggaggaggaactggaggaggaagaaaaaaagattataaagCATATTCCAGTGCTGACCAGCACAATCTCccccatcaccaccaccactactGCCACTTCCATCTCTGTCCGTCTTAAGTATTTAAATGACACGGAGGAGGTGGCCGTTGTAGAACCACAGGATACAGTCGGAGTACTGAAAAG TAAATACTTCTCAGGTCGGGAACAACAAATTAAACTCATCTACCAAGGCCAGTTGCTGCAGGACCCCAAGAAGACTCTGTTATCCCTAAACATCACACACAACAGCGTGATCCACTGCCACATCTCCCAGGCCCTGCACGAGGCCACTCCAGAGGAGGGGGCTCAGCCTGGGGCCGGAGCAGGAGTCGGGTCTGGGGTCACTGGAGGATTCAGGGCTGCCGGTGTGGCTATCAGCACCAGCAGCCTGGTGGTGCCTGTGTTCGTGGTGATACTGGCCGTGGTGTGGTACTTCCGCATCAACTACAGGCAGTTCTTCACCGCTCCTGCGACCATCTCCCTCGTGGGAGTCACTGTGTTCTTCAGCTTTCTGATATTTGGGATGCACAGCCGCTGA
- the atxn7l3a gene encoding ataxin-7-like protein 3 isoform X2 has protein sequence MKMEDMPLSGPDNTRLEALVHDIYSELVEDACLGLCFEVHRAVKQGYFFLDETDQESMKEFEIVDQPGVDIFGQVYNQWKNKECECPNCKRLIAASRFAPHLEKCLGMGRNSSRIANRRLASNNNMSKSESDQEDNDDLNDNDWSYGAEKKAKKRKSDKNQNSPRRSKSVKHKNGELGSSVSLEPYKYNYNTGISYESLGPDEVRSLLTTQCGVISEHTKKMCTRPSLLDADAVVENDSFDIPDGQTLMSRLQWEDSPDISPTDSASSKASANHSDSRKPKKKKRTSLGLNSGGGGSLTGGSSSSSSQSNIGLSTKKKRPKLSAPSISSIYDDLN, from the exons ATGAAAATGGAGGATATGCCCCTGTCAGGCCCAGACAACACCAGGCTGGAG GCCTTGGTCCATGACATCTACTCTGAGCTGGTGGAAGATGCGTGTTTGGGCCTGTGTTTTGAGGTGCATCGTGCTGTGAAACAGGGCTATTTCTTCTTGGATGAAACAGATCAAGAGAGCATGAAGGAGTTTG AAATTGTGGATCAGCCAGGAGTGGACATATTTGGCCAAGTGTACAAtcagtggaaaaacaaagagtGTGAGTGCCCGAACTGCAAAAGACTGATAGCAGCTTCTCGCTTCGCCCCACACTTGGAGAAATGTCTTGGCATGGGACGCAATAGCAGTCGCATCGCCAATCGCAG GCTAGCCAGCAATAATAACATGAGCAAATCAGAGAGTGATCAGGAAGACAACGATGATCTCAACGATAACGACTGGTCCTATggggcagaaaaaaaag CCAAGAAGAGAAAGTCAGATAAG AATCAAAATTCTCCAAGAAGATCCAAatcagtaaaacataaaaatg GTGAACTGGGGAGCAGCGTCAGTTTAGAGCCTTACAAG TACAACTATAATACTGGCATCAGTTATGAAAGTTTAGGCCCTGATGAAGTCAGATCACTTTTAACAACG CAATGTGGGGTGATCTCTGAGCACACCAAGAAGATGTGTACCAG GCCGTCGCTGCTCGATGCAGACGCTGTGGTTGAGAATGACAGCTTTGACATTCCCGATGGACAGACTCTGATGAGCCGCTTGCAGTGGGAAGACTCACCTGATATTTCACCCACTGACTCTGCCTCATCGAAAGCTA GCGCCAACCATTCAGATTCTAGAAAGcccaagaaaaagaagaggacgTCTCTCGGTTTGaacagtggaggaggaggaagtctgactggaggcagcagcagcagcagctctcagagTAATATCGGCTTATCGACCAAAAAAAAGAGGCCCAAACTCTCAGCACCTTCTATTTCCAGTATCTATGATGACTTAAACTAG